The following are encoded together in the Bos javanicus breed banteng chromosome X, ARS-OSU_banteng_1.0, whole genome shotgun sequence genome:
- the LOC133242851 gene encoding ferritin light chain-like, whose protein sequence is MSTQIQQSSPEMEAAASRLIKLHLEVSSTYVSLSVYFEGSGMAMNGVGHFFRMLAKEKQEGAQLLLKMRKSWGDGALVQSGQTLSPEKWNASVEAMEYAVALEKSLNQALLDLHALGRASADVQLCEFLERRFLEDEMMLLKKMGDHLANLRKITSPQAGLQAGLAEYLFEKLSFQCD, encoded by the coding sequence ATGAGCACCCAGATCCAGCAGAGTTCTCCCGAGATGGAAGCAGCGGCCAGCCGCCTGATCAAACTGCACCTAGAGGTCTCATCCACCTACGTCTCCCTGAGCGTTTACTTTGAAGGCAGTGGAATGGCTATGAATGGTGTGGGCCACTTCTTCAGGATGTTGGCTAAGGAGAAGCAGGAGGGCGCCCAGCTTCTCTTGAAGATGCGAAAGTCCTGGGGTGATGGCGCCCTGGTCCAGAGTGGACAGACGCTGTCCCCAGAGAAGTGGAATGCCAGCGTGGAGGCCATGGAGTACGCTGTGGCCCTGGAGAAAAGCCTGAACCAGGCGCTACTGGATCTGCATGCCCTGGGTCGTGCGAGCGCTGATGTCCAGCTCTGCGAGTTCCTGGAGCGCCGCTTCCTGGAGGACGAGATGATGCTCCTTAAGAAGATGGGTGACCACCTGGCCAACTTGCGCAAGATAACCAGCCCTCAGGCTGGGCTGCAGGCCGGGCTGGCCGAGTATCTCTTCGAAAAGCTCTCCTTCCAGTGCGACTAG